A window of Aurantibacillus circumpalustris genomic DNA:
ATTTATGTAATCAAAATAGTCAACGGGAAGGTTTTCTTGGATGTCATTTTTGGTAATCTCTGATTTGGGTTTGCCAATTCTTTGTTCAATAATTGATGATAGTTCAACATATTGTACATTATTGTTTTGTCCAGTGATTTGGGTGTGTATATGATTGATTATTTGGGTGAATTTTGAAGAATTAGTAGCAGCTAAATTCCCGAGTTGCCATATTGAAGGTATATATACTATATCTTTATTAGTGATTTTAATATCACTTTCTGTTTTGACGCCATGAAATGGGTCTGTAGCAATCCTTTGTGCATTATTTCTTTGGTCTTGAGTCGCACCAAAATGCCAATTCAATAACTCTAACAATTGAGTCTTGCCACTTCCATTTTTTCCGGTAATTACAACAAAGTCAGGAATGTCAGCCCAGCCCAAAGAATTTATTGATTTGTATTTTCCGCTTAATAATTCGAATTTCATTTCTGTCTTTTTATAATTACGCCTAACTACCCGCTAACCGCCATAAATTAGACAACAAACAATTAAAAGCAATTGTAAGTGGTTGTTGTCGGCTAATGATGATTTCATGGGTTTTAATTAAATACAAGATACTAATTGTATTATGAATTTAAAAGGGTTCAAATGATATTCGTGAAAGGGTGAAATGGAAGTTGTTGTTTAAGTAAAATAAAGAAATATTTATAATCCTAAATCTCGTAAACAAAAAATCCGTTCTAATTCAAGAACGGATTTTTGTTTTATAAAAGATCATGGTACTATTTCTTCTTCGTTGCTGCTTTGCGCGGTGCCGCCTTTTTACTCGCAGCTTTTTTTACCGTAGCTTTTTTGGTCGTTTTCTTTGCAACTAATTTTTTAACCACGGCTCCTTTTTTAGGAGTTGCTTTTTTTGTGGCTTTCTTCGCACTCGCTTTTTTAGCTGCACCCTTTTTACCTTTTTTATCAAAGGCTGTTGGATCCTGATCTATAATCATTTTCTTCACATCTTCAAAAGTCAAATCTTTTAAATCTTCTGGTGCAAATTTTTCTCCCGCTTCATTTTTAGGAAGCCTCAACATCGCTTTTCCAAAACGTATAAACGGACCCCAACGACCATTCTCCAAAGCAATTTTTTCTTCCGGCCATTGTTGAATAAAACGGTTCGCTTCTTTATCTAATTTTTTAGCTACCAATTCATCAATATCCGACTGAGATAAATTATCGAAATTATAAGCGCGGGGTACATTAATAAATAAATCGCCGTGTTTAATAAAAGGTCCAAATCGTCCTTTACCTTTAGTAATTGGCTTTCCGTGAGAGTGGGCGATAGGAGCATCTGCTTCCTCTTTCTCCTTGATCAATTCAATAGCACGATCCATATCCACTTTTAATGGATCTTCCAATCTTGGAATAGAAATATAACCCTCGCCGTATTTCACGTAAGGACCGAAGCGTCCAACACCAATAATCACTTCTTTTTCTTTATACATCCCTAAATTCATAGGGAGTTTAAATAGATCCAAAGCGTCTTCTAAAGTGATGGTTTCAATACTTTGTTCTTTTCTCAAACTCGCAAAACTTGCTTTTTCACCTGTTTCTTCATTAGTTTCACCAATTTGCGCTAGAGGACCAAAACGACCAATTCTAACGATTATGGGTTTGCCGCTCTTCGGATCTTTTCCTAATAAACGTTCACCACTTGCGCGTTCACTGTTCTCACTGGTATTTTCAACGGTTTTGTGAAAAGGTCTGTAAAATTCTTCCAACATATCCGTCCACTTAATTTTACCTTCTGCAATCTCGTCAAACTCTTCTTCAACACGCGCTGTAAAATTAAAATCTAAAATGTTAGGAAAGTATTGAATCAAGAAGTCATTTACAACGGCGCCAATATCGGTTGGAAATAATTTATTTTTTTCTGCGCCTGTATTTTCTGTTTTAGTTTCTTTTGAAATTTTTGTTCCTTCAAAACTAAAGAATGTATAATTACGTGGATTTCCTTCACGATCTGTTTTCTCAACGTAGTTACGCTTTTGAACCGTACTAATGGTCGGCGCGTAAGTACTCGGACGACCAATACCGAGTTCTTCTAATTTTTTTACAAGACTTGCTTCTGTGTAACGCGCTGGGTGATGTGTAAAACGTTCAGTAGCTGTAATTTCTCTTAGCTGCAATTTCTCACCAGTTGTCATTGGTGGTAAGATGGAAGAATTTTCATCGTCTTCGTTTTCATCTTCATCATCTTTACCTTCCATGTATACTTTTAGGAAACCATCGAACTTCAACACTTCACCTTGCGCCACAAATTGTTCTGTGGTAGTGCTAATTCCAACTTTTACGGTTGTCTTTTCAAGTTCCGCATCCGCCATTTGACTGGCTATTGTACGTTTCCAAATCAAATCATACAAACGTTGTTCGTTACGTTCTCCACTAATTTCACCAACTGAAATGTAAGTCGGACGAATAGCCTCGTGCGCTTCTTGCGCGCCTTTACTCTTAGTTTTAAATTGGCGCGGGTTATGATAATTTGCTCCGTAGTTACTAGTGATAGCGTCCTTAGCCTGACCCATCGCGGTTTCCGAAAGGTTTACCGAATCGGTACGCATGTAGGTAATTTTACCGGCTTCATATAATCGTTGTGCTACAACCATGGTTTGCGAAACACTGAATCCTAATTTACGTGACGCTTCTTGTTGTAATGTAGAAGTCGTGAAAGGTGCGCTAGGCGTGCGTTTTGCCGGTTTTGTTTCAATGCTGTTGATTGCATAAATAGCACCTTTACATTTTTCTAAAAAGGCAGTAGCTTCTGCTTCTGTTTTAAAACGGTTATCTAATTCTGCTTTTAAAACAGCTTTGTTTCCTACAACAAATAATGCGGCAACTTTAAATGCGGATACAGATTGAAAATTGGTAATCTCACGTTCACGCTCAACAATCAAGCGCACTGCAACTGATTGCACACGCCCTGCGGATAAACTCGGACGAATTTTTTTCCATAAAATTGGAGAAAGTTCAAAACCCACCAAACGGTCTAAAATACGACGTGCTTGTTGCGCGTTCACTAAATTAATATCGATTTCACGCGGGTTTGCAATAGCTTTTTGAATAGCAGGCTTGGTGATTTCATGAAAAACAATACGCTTTGTTTTACTTTTTTCAAGACCTAATGTTTCGAATAAATGCCAGCTAATAGCCTCTCCCTCACGGTCCTCATCGGATGCGAGCCAAACCATATCAGCTCCCTTGCTTAATTTCTTAAGTTCTGCAATTACCCGTTCTTTATCGGGTTGCACTTCGTAAGTAGGTGTGAAATTTTTCTCCAAATCAATACCAAAACCTTTCTTTACTAGGTCTCTCACGTGTCCAAAACTCGACTTCACAATATAATCTTTCCCTAAAAACCCTTCAATTGTTTTGGCTTTTGCAGGGGACTCAACTATTACTAAATTTTTGCTCATACCTTATATATATGTATCAATTTTTTGGGATTATGCCCAAAGGCTTATTTTAAAATTGGCAAAGAAAAAAAATAATTCAGTTAAAATGCAAGTAAAAGTTTTTTTTATGTAACAATTTGCAAGATTTTACGCTTAAAAAAGTTAAAAATATGTCAATTTGTCACTTATTTAGTATTTTTGCCCCCACTTAATGAATTCAGAAACTAAAATTATCGACGAAAAACTTCAAGGAACACCTTTTATGGTAGATTCTAAAAATTCAACCAATAAAAAGCTCTTTTTAGAAAGTTATGGATGCCAAATGAATTTTGCAGATAGCGAAATTGTGGCTTC
This region includes:
- the topA gene encoding type I DNA topoisomerase, which translates into the protein MSKNLVIVESPAKAKTIEGFLGKDYIVKSSFGHVRDLVKKGFGIDLEKNFTPTYEVQPDKERVIAELKKLSKGADMVWLASDEDREGEAISWHLFETLGLEKSKTKRIVFHEITKPAIQKAIANPREIDINLVNAQQARRILDRLVGFELSPILWKKIRPSLSAGRVQSVAVRLIVEREREITNFQSVSAFKVAALFVVGNKAVLKAELDNRFKTEAEATAFLEKCKGAIYAINSIETKPAKRTPSAPFTTSTLQQEASRKLGFSVSQTMVVAQRLYEAGKITYMRTDSVNLSETAMGQAKDAITSNYGANYHNPRQFKTKSKGAQEAHEAIRPTYISVGEISGERNEQRLYDLIWKRTIASQMADAELEKTTVKVGISTTTEQFVAQGEVLKFDGFLKVYMEGKDDEDENEDDENSSILPPMTTGEKLQLREITATERFTHHPARYTEASLVKKLEELGIGRPSTYAPTISTVQKRNYVEKTDREGNPRNYTFFSFEGTKISKETKTENTGAEKNKLFPTDIGAVVNDFLIQYFPNILDFNFTARVEEEFDEIAEGKIKWTDMLEEFYRPFHKTVENTSENSERASGERLLGKDPKSGKPIIVRIGRFGPLAQIGETNEETGEKASFASLRKEQSIETITLEDALDLFKLPMNLGMYKEKEVIIGVGRFGPYVKYGEGYISIPRLEDPLKVDMDRAIELIKEKEEADAPIAHSHGKPITKGKGRFGPFIKHGDLFINVPRAYNFDNLSQSDIDELVAKKLDKEANRFIQQWPEEKIALENGRWGPFIRFGKAMLRLPKNEAGEKFAPEDLKDLTFEDVKKMIIDQDPTAFDKKGKKGAAKKASAKKATKKATPKKGAVVKKLVAKKTTKKATVKKAASKKAAPRKAATKKK